The Triticum aestivum cultivar Chinese Spring chromosome 6D, IWGSC CS RefSeq v2.1, whole genome shotgun sequence genomic sequence aaaatgtgtgatgagctcgagaggaagaggggaagaacagagaggagaggggaaaggggaagaacagagcgagctcgggtggacgaagggtttatgtaggacgacctttagcaccggttcgtgccatgaaccggtactaaaggtgctggaggggccccggactgacaacatcctgccaccactcactttagtaccagtccgtggcacgaaccggtgctaaagttcggccacgaaccggtactaatgaaagcggctggctagccgttggaaccggcactaatgcacacattagtgccggctcaaaagcaaaccggcactaatgtgcttgacatttgaccatttttctactaatgcaactaactcattagttacatgcttgcaagacttataatgatgtgtattaccgagtgggcccagagatacctctccgacaatcggagtgacaaatccttatctcgaaatacgcctcaacaagtaccttcggagacacatgtagagcacctttataatcacccagttacgttgtgacgtttggtagcacacaaagtgttcctccggtaaacgggagttgcataatctcatagtcataggaacatgtataagtcatgaagaaagcaatagcaacatactaaacgatcaagtgctaagctaacgtaatgggtcaagtcaatcacatcattctcctaatgatgtgatcccattagtcaaatgacaactcatgtccatggctaggaaactcaaccatcttcgattaacgagctagtcaagtagaggcatactagtgacactatgtttgtctatgtattcacacatgtattatgtttccggttaatacaattctagcatgaataataaacatttatcatgaaataaggaaataaataataactttattattgcctctagggcatatttccttcacatacatcTGACGAATGGCTCTCTGCTCCACCCCCACTACCCACTCACCATACTGATGTCTGCAATGGCTCTAGTGACCTTTATATTGGTGCTTCCTGGTGTGATGGAAGGTCTCTTGCACTGAAACTTCTCCCCTAACCATACGACTGAGTCTCACGTGCGTCGTTGCTTCGAATCTCATGTAAAGTTCATCTCTCCCCCCTTCGCGCACAGAGTTAAGAGTCACCTTTTTGTCCTAGTACCTCCCATTTTAGTTTCATGATACTTCCAAGTACTATGGTTTTTGAGAGGAGTACTAGACAATCGGTACTTCCGAGTACTGAGTATTTTTTAGAGATGTTTGTTTCTCTTCCAGTCGTTTCAAATATTTTATTATGTTCTATAGTTCCAAGATTTTTTCTCCAATACTTGCAGGCAAGTTACTTTTTTCGAGTAACTATCAGTTTACCGCTTTTCTCGATAAGTAGATTCCACACCCATTGGTTTTGGCTAGATCTTTGACAAGTTATCCCACGCCATTCCAAGTCAAATGTAGCCAACTTTGTGCGAGTCTATGAGAGAGCCTTTGAAGagcaaaactttgaagaagaaagcAATAAATTTTGGGTGATTCCAAACTTTTTCTTGAATCATGAAGGCCTCACTCCTCCTTATGTTAAACCCCTATTCACAGTGTTCATTTATCTTTGCTTCAACCATATCCTTCGTGTGTTTTTGCATATGTGCGTATGCGCTTGTGCGCGcgcgtgcgcgcgtgtgtgtgtgagagagagagatcctaTGGGTTGGGTTATTGAGAGTGCTTTGATTTAAGATTTTCTGAGATGGTCTACTAAGTGATTTTGTTTTATCTGTTACTTCTGGAGGGTGTACACCTCCTAGAGGGCTAGGAGTTACTTGATAGCCTTCAACAATCATATTGCGAAGGAATCAAGAGTTTGTACAAGGTCATGAGATCAGTTTCTCCGTACGAAGATCTACGCGGGGTGAGTCTTCTAAGTATAAACCATGGTTGTATAGGTGAGCATGCGCTAAGTGGCGCAGTGCCGAGACCTTTGCGGTCTTACAAACTTCCACCAATGAGGAGTTGGGTAGTGCCACTTAATTACCTAAACCTCGGCATACATCATCGAGTTTCCTTCCTTTGCATCCTCCAAAACTCAAGCACTTTACTTTCGGCAACTTTTGTTCTTGTTAGCTTGCATGTGTAGAAGTTTCCTAAGGATCAAACTAGTCTAATTGTAAAACTCGTCAACCCTAAAATTTGGAGTAGAATTTTCAATCGGACTATCCACCCCTTCTAGTCCATTTTACGACGACCCAATCCACATTCACATAAGAAATTCCATATATATGGATAGCATGTAACTTAATGTGCTATACCTATTCTTCGGCAGATACATTAGTATGCTCGTTAACTCGGTAGATTATGTCCTATTAGGTTCTTTCGGTGCAAGCACCATATTTCACCTATCACGCAAATTCAGAAGCTCTATTTGGGCTCGCTGCTAGGTCCTTTTACAACACCCCTTCTAGGGTAGAATCCCAACTCAATTCGATTAGGTGTCTTTATGTTCTCACTATTTTGTCCAAAAAAACCttggaaaaaaatatttttctgCTCTCGGGCACCATGGAGCCCGAAATTTTCGAACACTCAAAAATGAACTTCGGAAGTTAAAAAAAATTCTTAAAATTACACAAGTATTTATTGACGTATACTCGATGTGTGTGAAATTTCATCATGAAGTACGTTTTTATGTGACATGTACCAAAAGCAAAATCATGTAATTTTGTAGTGAATAGTATATGTGCTAGAAATACGTGATTTTGTCATTTTTATGTATCTCACATCAAACAGTATTTCATCATGAAACTTCGCAGGCAAGTAGTATACATCCATATGTACATATATTTTTTGAGAGATTTTTGAAACTTAAAATTTTGAACCTTTAATTGTTCATATAAAGGGCTCCATCGAACTCCATTACGCATTTCTGCCTTGGGAACCCTTCTACTACGTACCTATCTTCAACCTCACGTCACCTCTCAAAATCCAGCAAGCCATCAGACGACGAGTCCATACACCACCTGAAGCAACATCATACACGTATGACAATgaaaattacacttgtatgttaaccTCCAGATTTTTGAATGCGAAAAAATGGGCAATCAAAATTACTCACTTTCTTTGACAATTTCGTAAGTACAATCGAATGATTCAATCTGATAATATGTCATATAATTGAAAGGGAGCTTGCCAAATGTACACCTCAACATCATTATTTTAACAACTCATGATTCAGTCATGCAACTGGCTGTCCGCCCCTAAATTTCCCATTACAATTCTTATTCGTTTTGCAAAAACGCTGGCAAGATCACGAAGCGCGGATCGGGATTCATCATGTACAAGGACTCAATGCCAAGGATGAGGTCCGTGGGTTTGTACCCTGTCAGCTCCGTGAATTCTCTGTTCCACTGTCGAACCTGGCTCGCCATTGGGTTCAAGATCAGCCTGGCGAGAAAGACCGCCGACGCCGCCACGGCGGACGGCATGAGCTGCAGGCATCTGTAGTCGACCAGCGATGTTTCGGCGAGCTGATGCGCCAACTTCTGAACCTCCAGGTCGCGCTCTCCTTCGCTGTACCTGGTGAAGTGGTCCACGAAGGTGTAGGCCGTTGGTCCGCTGAGCTCGTACCGGAGCACCGCCAACATCTTGCACTCCACGTCGATCACCTCCTTGCTCGTGGCGAACCCACAGTCGTCGGCAATTTTCGCGGCGTCCACCTTGAATATGGTGTCCCGCTCCTCATATTTGGCGGCGGTGAAGACGGCCGTGGCGCCCAGGAGATGGAGCTCATACTCCATGTTAGTCATAGGTAAGGTTCGCGCTGACAGCACGCGGTCGACGTAGGAGACGGCGCGGTGAAGCGTGCCGGGGCCGAGGCCGTAGTACCGAGTAAACCCGTCCATCCAGATAACAAGGTTGGCGCGCATCGACGGGCTCATCCGATCTCCCTGTACCTTCTTCAGGTAGTCTGGCCTCGGCGGCTCCTCGACGTTCATCTCCAGCTTGCGGAGGTTC encodes the following:
- the LOC123142590 gene encoding putative cyclin-F2-1; this encodes MGIMDPFTAELLSGPPIPVALSGSGAETRDIDDYLRAIGALPALRPVNHHAAVEEPVPSLLLESAVPVIDTPESNNSARRPRLSDYDADIDLNLRKLEMNVEEPPRPDYLKKVQGDRMSPSMRANLVIWMDGFTRYYGLGPGTLHRAVSYVDRVLSARTLPMTNMEYELHLLGATAVFTAAKYEERDTIFKVDAAKIADDCGFATSKEVIDVECKMLAVLRYELSGPTAYTFVDHFTRYSEGERDLEVQKLAHQLAETSLVDYRCLQLMPSAVAASAVFLARLILNPMASQVRQWNREFTELTGYKPTDLILGIESLYMMNPDPRFVILPAFLQNE